One window of the Rhipicephalus sanguineus isolate Rsan-2018 chromosome 2, BIME_Rsan_1.4, whole genome shotgun sequence genome contains the following:
- the LOC119381239 gene encoding carbohydrate sulfotransferase 5-like, with the protein MSSTPRTFFHYEPLMLFSVARGIRPGRQHHAFQLLDALVKCRFEPLYTAWMENTRYYKQNHFLADICEGGESCFSPGYLSGLCSRAQAQVFKFTRLRVTQVQSWIQKNPEMASSVRVVHLVRDPRAMYASRRRLDWCKNDAHCGSAAALCGEMRSDLDAFGELGRHLLSNRTYQIRFEDLAADPLNETRRLFMRLGLEFVPSVSAYVGNHTAATGAKTKDSYSTWRNTKAVADRWRYRLPRGTIRAIQTTCSDVLLRLGYKLVRKVQKKHRKSACSMRKIAYSATLLFLDT; encoded by the exons ATGTCTTCTACACCAAGGACGTTCTTCCACTATGAGCCTCTTATGCTGTTCTCTGTTGCCCGCGGTATTCGACCGGGAAGGCAGCACCACGCTTTTCAGCTGTTGGACGCCCTCGTCAAGTGCCGTTTCGAGCCGCTCTACACTGCATGGATGGAGAACACCCGTTACTACAAGCAGAATCATTTCCTGGCTGACATCTGCGAAGGTGGAGAGTCGTGCTTTTCTCCAGGTTACCTTTCTGGTCTCTGTTCAAGAGCACAAGCGCAAGTGTTCAAGTTCACGAGACTTCGTGTTACTCAG GTGCAATCGTGGATTCAGAAAAACCCAGAAATGGCGTCCTCCGTACGCGTGGTCCACCTGGTGCGAGACCCCCGCGCCATGTACGCTTCTAGAAGGCGTCTTGATTGGTGCAAGAATGACGCACACTGTGGAAGTGCAGCCGCCCTTTGCGGCGAAATGAGATCTGACTTGGATGCATTCGGAGAACTGGGCCGCCACCTGCTGAGCAACAGAACATACCAGATTCGTTTTGAAGACCTCGCAGCTGACCCACTGAATGAGACGAGGCGCTTGTTCATGAGACTAGGTCTAGAATTTGTGCCGTCAGTATCCGCATACGTAGGAAATCACACGGCGGCGACCGGCGCGAAAACAAAGGACTCGTATTCGACGTGGAGAAACACGAAAGCAGTGGCAGACAGGTGGAGATACAGGTTGCCACGAGGAACGATACGCGCGATTCAAACCACGTGCAGTGATGTTCTTCTGAGGCTGGGCTACAAGCTGGTGCGAAAAGTACAAAAGAAGCACAGAAAATCTGCTTGCAGTATGAGAAAGATTGCGTATTCCGCCACCTTACTCTTCCTCGACACGTAA